CTGGCTATTATTGAAGTGTTACCGATATTCATCTCCAACTATCAACAATGGCAAGAGAACTCGTCCTGATAACGAAAGCTAAATACGACAGATTGATGGATGAAGCAGATAAATCGGATAAAAACCAGGAGAAAAATAGAACAACTGAACAATCGCCTGATGAATTGGATGATATTAACGATAACACGGAAGTTAAAAAACCTAATGAACATATCAAACACAGTAAAAATGCTGTAAACCATCCTAACGAGGCAAAAATCGAACAGAAAGGAGGAAAGTTAGCATTAGAAGATACACCGGAACGTTTCATGgttaatttaaataaatcaatgaagCGTAAATGGTTATCCTTTAGGGTTTAATTTTCCTTCATCTTTTACATCACGACTATAAATagacacaatgtacatatagaTACAGGATCTGTCAAACGTATCATCGCTTTATATAAAACTGTCAGTATTTCATCGTACTGCTCGATCTGAACATTAAATACATTGATAACGCAAAACAAGCTCATAGTTGAGTTGACCACCATGGACGAACTACCTTCTATAGAACAACTATTGCATGATTATCCCAACGATGTTGTAGCAGAACAGTTACGAGAACTTAAAAGGAAGCTAGAACAGGACAAGGAAAATCAACCACCCTCCAAACAACTGCGACTGATTGACTCGGAAATTTACCAATGCCATGTGTgtggtaaaaaaataaaacgatTACAAAACTTTAGGAGACATCTGGCAGGTCACGAGAAACCGTTTTCATGTGTACACTGTAATACTTCATTTACGAGGATGGACAATTTAAAAAGACATATGGCAAGGAAGCATCAAGATGGAGGAAACGTTTCAACTAAACCACTTCATGTACAGTCTCCATTACCTAAACCACTTCATGTACGGTCTCCATTACCTAAACCACCTCACGTACGGTCTCCATTACCAGGACCACCTCACGTACGGTCTCCATTACCAGGACCATCTCACGCCCAGTCTCCATTACCAGGACCATCTCACGCCCAGTCTCCATTACCAGGACCATCTCACGCCCAGTCTCCATTACCAGGACCATCTCACGCCCAGTCTCCATTACCAGGACCATCTCACGCCCAGTCTCCATTACCAGGACCATCTCACGCCCAGTCTCCATTACCAGGACCATCTCACGCCCAGTCTCCATTACCAGGACCGTCTCGGATACAGTCTCCCATACCAAACCTACCCCAATCTTCCACACGTGAAAGATATTCTCCCATAATCGAACCCGTTACACCGCCACCTACAAATAATCATCAGTTTTCTGACGATAGCAGCTTAAATGGATCCGCCAATGTGAGATCTATTAACCCTAACGATGTTGACAATGCTGATTTACTAACATTCTTCAGCAACATCAAGGAGGAAGTAGTGGAGCATATTACACACCAATGTCATTCTTTACAGGGTATTAAATGGTATCTCTGtgcacaggtggaacttgaaaAGGAGGATAAAGATGGAAACAAGCAACAGTCCTACCCTCATTTCCGAAGTAAAAGCTACGTGTATCTAccaaatgaaacattttcattgcATAATTTAAATGAAgcatttcagaaaatatttatatcatttcaagAATATCTGAGAGAGGGATCTAATTGGAGACTTAAAAAAATAGTGAAGTTTGAGATAAGTACCGTTACATACTCACCTTTGGGTGGGTCTTCATATTTACCAACACCTGACACGTTTCGACATTCTGGCATTATCAACGTTGTTAACAGGGACGAAAAATGTTTCCTATGGTCCATTTTAGCTTCTCTCCATCCCAACCATAAAGTTCCGGAACTGGTAACCAACTACCTACCTTACGAACAGGAACTAGACATGACTGGAATTCAGTACCCCATGACCATATCACAAGTGGAAAAGTTTGAAagacaaaataatatttctgtGAATGTGTTTGGGTATGAGGATAAGGATATTTTTCCTATGTATGTTACAAAGCTGCGGCAGGTATGTCATCATGTCaatttattgtatttaaaacattatgCACAGAGTCATTATTGCCTCATTAGCAACCTTGATAGATTTTTATCtagaacaaaaaaaacacaacataaGACTTATTTTTGTCATTACTGTTTACAAGGGTTTATAAGAAATGACCTGTTAGAAAATCACATTGAATATTGTTCAAAATACGATCCACAACACGTAGAACTTCCGAAAGATGGAGAAAACATACTAGAGTTTGCCGATTTTGACAAACAGTTAAAAGTACCATTTGTCATTTATGCCGATTTTGAAACTTTCGCTCAGAGAATGGACACATGCCTACCCAATCCAAATCGATCGAGTACgactaaaaatacaaaattcgAACCCTGTGGATTTGGTTATCAAGTCGTCAGCATTGACGAAAAGTATACCAAATCTCCAGTCATATATCGAGGTCCAAATGTAAGCAAAACTTTTCTGGAACATATAATGGAAGAAGAAAAGGAAATATATGACATTTTAGCGCATGTAGAACCTTTAGTCATGACTCCAGAGAATGAGCGAGAGTTTCAAAATAGCACAAAATGTCACATATGTAGTCAATATTTTACAGATAAAACCGTCAGAGTAAGAGATCATTGTCATTTGACGGGTAAATTCAGAGGAGCCAGTTGTCAAGATTGTAACCTCAATTTTCAATATCCTTCTTTTATTCCCGTCATATTTCACAAC
This genomic stretch from Pecten maximus chromosome 13, xPecMax1.1, whole genome shotgun sequence harbors:
- the LOC117340534 gene encoding SH3 domain-containing protein C23A1.17-like; this translates as MDELPSIEQLLHDYPNDVVAEQLRELKRKLEQDKENQPPSKQLRLIDSEIYQCHVCGKKIKRLQNFRRHLAGHEKPFSCVHCNTSFTRMDNLKRHMARKHQDGGNVSTKPLHVQSPLPKPLHVRSPLPKPPHVRSPLPGPPHVRSPLPGPSHAQSPLPGPSHAQSPLPGPSHAQSPLPGPSHAQSPLPGPSHAQSPLPGPSHAQSPLPGPSHAQSPLPGPSRIQSPIPNLPQSSTRERYSPIIEPVTPPPTNNHQFSDDSSLNGSANVRSINPNDVDNADLLTFFSNIKEEVVEHITHQCHSLQGIKWYLCAQVELEKEDKDGNKQQSYPHFRTSLHPNHKVPELVTNYLPYEQELDMTGIQYPMTISQVEKFERQNNISVNVFGYEDKDIFPMYVTKLRQIKPSE